From Trichocoleus sp. FACHB-46, one genomic window encodes:
- the rplU gene encoding 50S ribosomal protein L21: MAYAIIETGGKQLRVEPGRFYDVERIAGDVDAAVTIDKVLFVQNDGEISVGQPLVAGAAVQGTILRQLRGRKIIVYKMQPKKKTRKKQGHRQELTRLMINSINLNGTELGAGEG; this comes from the coding sequence ATGGCTTACGCAATTATTGAGACGGGTGGTAAGCAACTGCGGGTAGAACCCGGTCGCTTTTATGATGTAGAGCGGATTGCGGGTGATGTCGATGCCGCTGTCACCATTGACAAAGTGCTATTTGTGCAAAACGACGGTGAAATTTCTGTTGGTCAGCCTTTAGTAGCAGGGGCAGCAGTTCAAGGTACCATCCTGCGCCAACTGCGAGGCCGTAAAATCATCGTGTACAAGATGCAGCCTAAGAAAAAAACCCGTAAGAAGCAGGGTCACCGTCAAGAATTAACCCGCTTGATGATCAACTCCATCAACCTGAATGGCACCGAGTTGGGTGCGGGCGAAGGCTAA
- a CDS encoding CbtB-domain containing protein, whose product MRTASLTSGSLQQQAVRWTLSVPVQATLFTSLCALTLWTVYFSSYPAAHNQMHSLRHHTLSVSCH is encoded by the coding sequence ATGAGAACTGCATCCCTAACTTCTGGCTCACTTCAGCAACAGGCCGTCCGTTGGACACTTTCGGTGCCTGTGCAAGCCACCTTATTTACTTCCTTGTGTGCGTTGACGCTCTGGACGGTTTACTTCTCAAGCTATCCTGCCGCCCACAACCAAATGCACTCGCTACGCCACCATACCTTGAGTGTTAGCTGCCACTAG
- the hemB gene encoding porphobilinogen synthase, whose product MFPTHRPRRLRANPQLRRMVRETIVTTSDLIYPLFAVPGEAIAQEVRSMPGVYQLSIDKIVEEAKEVYDLGIPAIILFGIPADKDTDATGAWHECGMVQKAATAVKEAVPDLIVIVDTCLCEYTSHGHCGYLQVGDLSGRVLNDPTLELLKKTAVSQAKAGADIIAPSGMMDGFVQAIRQGLDEAGFQDLPILSYAAKYASAYYGPFRDAADSAPQFGDRRTYQMDPGNAREALKEIELDIAEGADMLMVKPALAYMDIIWRVKEATNLPVAAYNVSGEYSMVKAAALNGWIDEEKVVMETMTSFKRAGADLILTYHAKDIARWLGA is encoded by the coding sequence ATGTTTCCGACCCATCGCCCTCGCCGCTTGCGTGCCAATCCTCAGCTTCGTCGGATGGTACGTGAAACTATTGTCACCACCAGCGATTTGATCTACCCGCTGTTTGCCGTTCCGGGAGAGGCGATCGCTCAGGAAGTTCGCTCCATGCCAGGCGTTTACCAACTCTCCATCGACAAAATTGTGGAGGAAGCCAAGGAAGTCTATGACTTGGGCATTCCCGCAATTATTCTGTTTGGCATTCCCGCCGACAAAGACACCGACGCAACAGGGGCTTGGCATGAGTGTGGCATGGTCCAGAAAGCGGCGACTGCGGTCAAAGAAGCAGTCCCTGACCTGATCGTCATTGTTGACACCTGCCTGTGCGAGTACACCTCTCATGGTCACTGCGGCTACTTGCAAGTGGGGGATTTGAGTGGACGGGTGCTGAATGACCCTACTTTAGAGCTGCTGAAGAAAACAGCAGTTTCCCAAGCAAAAGCAGGTGCTGACATCATCGCGCCTTCTGGAATGATGGATGGCTTTGTGCAAGCGATTCGTCAGGGCTTGGATGAAGCAGGTTTCCAAGATCTGCCGATTCTTTCCTACGCCGCCAAGTACGCCTCTGCCTACTACGGCCCTTTCCGGGATGCGGCTGATTCTGCGCCTCAGTTTGGCGATCGTCGTACCTACCAGATGGACCCTGGCAATGCCCGTGAAGCCCTTAAGGAAATTGAGCTGGACATTGCCGAAGGCGCGGACATGCTGATGGTCAAGCCTGCGCTGGCCTACATGGACATCATCTGGCGCGTTAAAGAGGCAACCAACTTGCCTGTCGCAGCTTATAACGTATCCGGTGAATACTCGATGGTGAAAGCCGCAGCCCTCAACGGCTGGATCGACGAAGAAAAAGTCGTGATGGAAACCATGACCAGCTTCAAGCGTGCGGGTGCTGACCTGATCCTCACCTACCACGCTAAAGATATTGCCCGTTGGTTGGGTGCTTAA
- a CDS encoding HetZ-related protein 2, with amino-acid sequence MRLADKLANDWRSQLETDCSEQSVAHRESIIRWLMGEDLARFDTLTSDQLAIVQQAMDYRYRILQQRYLGVGPERAYRKLIQRLSSLFLIRNKIKTWVALSRDRQRSVVDVLQEVIQELLQSDGYMQQQVTWIAQCTSDSRMRNNLLLASVEEYCLRPIRNQPLLVYRFVNYLRRSQRGGMTQVPSGDLVRLVSEEITPDEAENPVSLLDNQAVSQYQDEQAWEEQQMARTAVKQSFEQYLAEKVEPDAARWLQLYLQGHSQEAIARTLDLPIKQVYRLREKISYHAIRVFALKNEPELVANWLETSLQEHSLGLTPEQWQQYVDKLTPEQRQLLDRLREGCTLEAIAGDLNLKTNQVMGEWSKLYLAAQELRSAS; translated from the coding sequence ATGAGACTGGCAGACAAACTGGCAAATGACTGGCGATCGCAACTTGAAACAGACTGCTCAGAGCAATCTGTGGCGCATCGGGAAAGTATTATCCGTTGGCTGATGGGAGAGGATTTAGCGCGTTTTGACACGTTAACTTCTGACCAACTCGCGATTGTTCAGCAAGCAATGGATTATCGCTATCGCATTTTGCAGCAGCGCTATCTGGGTGTAGGGCCAGAGCGGGCTTACCGTAAGCTCATTCAGCGCCTTAGTAGCTTATTTCTCATTCGTAACAAGATTAAGACTTGGGTCGCACTCAGCCGCGATCGCCAACGCTCTGTCGTCGATGTGTTGCAGGAAGTGATTCAGGAACTGTTGCAAAGTGACGGCTACATGCAACAGCAAGTCACTTGGATTGCTCAATGCACCTCAGACTCCCGGATGCGGAATAACTTGCTCCTAGCGAGCGTCGAGGAGTACTGCCTCAGACCCATCCGCAATCAACCGTTGCTCGTCTATCGCTTTGTTAACTACTTGCGCCGCTCTCAACGCGGTGGCATGACTCAAGTTCCCAGTGGCGATTTAGTGCGGCTAGTTTCGGAAGAAATCACCCCCGATGAAGCCGAAAACCCCGTCAGCTTGCTCGACAATCAGGCCGTTTCTCAGTACCAAGACGAACAAGCTTGGGAAGAACAGCAGATGGCTCGAACTGCCGTGAAGCAATCGTTTGAGCAATACCTAGCGGAGAAAGTAGAGCCAGATGCAGCCCGTTGGCTACAGCTTTATCTCCAAGGCCACTCGCAAGAAGCGATCGCTCGGACTCTAGACCTGCCGATCAAGCAAGTTTATCGGTTGCGAGAGAAAATCAGCTATCACGCGATTCGGGTTTTCGCGCTGAAAAACGAACCAGAATTAGTGGCAAATTGGCTGGAGACTTCGCTGCAAGAACACAGCCTAGGGTTAACGCCGGAGCAGTGGCAGCAATATGTCGATAAACTCACTCCAGAACAACGCCAACTGTTGGACCGTCTTCGGGAAGGCTGCACTCTAGAAGCGATCGCAGGTGACTTGAACTTGAAGACCAATCAAGTCATGGGGGAATGGAGCAAGCTTTATCTCGCGGCTCAAGAACTCCGTAGTGCTTCTTAA
- a CDS encoding YdcF family protein: MFELLTLVLLWLLVGIIIWYVLQKLIPKEYYTWLGAFVMVLFIILAFLTPTSRVVSTVWSVLSLPFKPLGLSLLLLAAAAAKMDKGGLKKPGGTLVIAALLILLISSTPFVAYALAQKTEQAAIQFDQQRRELCDLQCPTTLTPPEGQTAAAIVVLGWGTTQANLPYRRQIQLTDTGDRIIYAAQLYQDQLRLGNRPLVIVSAGPRGDLQGKPEEIVEARDIETLLINMGVARDDIVVEPTGVDVRTSAVAVGRILMERRLGDRVILVSSATNTRRAALTFARVGIRVIPRPTNFYTFESGGSLKRRLRIADFVPSADTLVVTTRVIEEYLLSVYYFLRGWLAPLGI; this comes from the coding sequence ATGTTTGAACTATTAACCTTAGTTCTGCTGTGGCTGCTAGTCGGCATAATTATCTGGTACGTCCTACAGAAGCTGATTCCGAAGGAGTACTACACTTGGCTCGGTGCCTTTGTGATGGTGTTATTCATCATTCTGGCCTTCCTAACGCCAACCAGCCGAGTCGTCTCCACAGTTTGGAGCGTGTTATCGCTGCCCTTCAAGCCGCTTGGCTTATCGTTGTTGCTGCTAGCTGCTGCTGCCGCCAAGATGGATAAAGGCGGGCTGAAAAAGCCGGGGGGTACTTTGGTGATCGCTGCCCTGTTAATTTTGCTAATTTCCAGTACTCCTTTTGTGGCCTATGCACTGGCCCAAAAAACCGAGCAGGCCGCCATTCAGTTCGATCAGCAACGGCGGGAACTTTGTGACCTCCAGTGCCCGACGACGCTGACCCCTCCAGAAGGACAAACAGCAGCAGCGATCGTGGTGTTGGGATGGGGAACCACGCAGGCGAATCTACCCTATCGGCGGCAGATTCAGCTGACGGATACGGGCGATCGCATTATTTACGCTGCCCAACTGTATCAAGACCAACTACGGCTAGGGAATAGGCCTTTGGTGATCGTCAGTGCAGGCCCTAGGGGCGATTTGCAAGGCAAGCCTGAGGAAATCGTGGAAGCGAGGGACATTGAAACCTTACTGATCAATATGGGAGTGGCTAGAGACGACATTGTGGTGGAACCGACTGGCGTGGATGTGCGTACTAGCGCTGTCGCCGTAGGACGAATTTTGATGGAGCGGCGGTTGGGCGATCGCGTGATCTTAGTTTCTTCTGCCACGAATACTAGGCGAGCCGCTTTAACCTTTGCCAGGGTAGGCATTCGAGTTATTCCTCGACCCACGAATTTTTATACCTTTGAGTCGGGTGGCAGTCTCAAGCGCAGATTACGGATTGCCGACTTTGTCCCCAGCGCTGACACTCTGGTAGTCACGACTCGCGTGATTGAGGAATATTTGCTCTCGGTGTACTACTTCTTACGCGGCTGGCTCGCACCTTTGGGCATTTAG
- the eis gene encoding enhanced intracellular survival protein Eis, which produces MTTNLTGITLRQAEETDLPQVVNLDRLAFAPLRSPAEIERDWYGQGLNLPGRQHMLAVDDLTGQAVATYAQLDLSVVLEGQGFTTAGVAGVAVAPERRGQRIARFMLEQGVQEWRSQQIPLAMLYPFQHGFYRQLGWAWVGRLHQYTVAAKHLPLYPERFGMVPYDPKHHQPALQDAYQRSALRRNGWLQRQELQWQPRLKPEPGKEIYCYQEAGKLLGYMILQYAAADSLPGTLSVVVQEWVALNADAYRGILGFLSALRDQVHTVVWNTYPEDPFPYLVREQHRVLEVNQAPRLYGFTHRFGEIGGGFMWRLVDLTTAFRLRPVKQGSPFILTFQVSDPILGDQTITANFTAERMHPVAQPVPAVVKTSVEHLTELFCGLRRATEMVWTREIEYEGDRALLQKLDAAWQCTPPFCWDYF; this is translated from the coding sequence ATGACCACAAACCTGACCGGGATTACGCTGCGACAAGCCGAAGAAACCGACCTCCCCCAAGTCGTTAACTTAGACCGATTAGCCTTTGCTCCCTTGCGATCGCCTGCTGAGATTGAACGCGATTGGTATGGTCAAGGGCTGAACCTACCGGGTCGCCAGCACATGCTTGCCGTGGATGACTTAACTGGGCAGGCTGTTGCGACCTATGCTCAGCTTGACCTCAGCGTCGTGCTGGAAGGGCAAGGGTTTACCACAGCGGGAGTAGCTGGGGTGGCGGTAGCTCCAGAGCGACGGGGCCAGCGAATTGCGCGGTTTATGTTGGAGCAAGGGGTACAAGAATGGCGATCGCAGCAAATACCCCTAGCCATGCTTTACCCGTTTCAGCACGGCTTCTATCGGCAATTGGGTTGGGCTTGGGTGGGGCGGCTGCACCAATATACCGTGGCAGCAAAGCATCTACCGCTGTATCCAGAGCGGTTTGGTATGGTGCCCTACGACCCGAAACACCATCAACCAGCCCTGCAAGACGCATATCAACGCTCAGCTTTGCGGCGGAATGGGTGGTTGCAACGGCAAGAGCTACAGTGGCAACCCCGCCTGAAGCCAGAACCCGGAAAAGAAATCTACTGTTATCAAGAAGCAGGTAAGCTACTCGGCTACATGATTCTGCAATATGCGGCTGCGGATTCTCTTCCCGGTACGCTCTCTGTGGTGGTGCAAGAATGGGTGGCGCTAAACGCTGATGCTTATCGGGGGATTTTAGGTTTTCTCTCAGCGTTGCGAGATCAAGTGCACACCGTAGTTTGGAACACTTACCCAGAAGACCCGTTTCCCTATTTAGTGCGGGAGCAGCACCGGGTTTTAGAGGTGAACCAAGCTCCCCGCCTCTATGGCTTTACCCATCGCTTTGGCGAGATTGGCGGTGGTTTCATGTGGCGCTTGGTGGATCTAACCACCGCTTTTCGGCTCCGTCCAGTCAAGCAGGGTTCTCCCTTTATCTTGACTTTCCAAGTCAGCGATCCAATCCTGGGCGACCAGACGATCACGGCTAACTTTACGGCAGAACGAATGCACCCCGTGGCGCAGCCTGTGCCTGCGGTCGTGAAGACTTCTGTGGAACACTTGACCGAACTATTTTGTGGCTTGCGACGGGCGACAGAAATGGTTTGGACGCGAGAAATTGAGTACGAGGGCGATCGCGCTTTGCTGCAAAAGTTGGATGCCGCTTGGCAATGCACGCCTCCCTTCTGCTGGGACTATTTCTAA
- a CDS encoding ABC transporter ATP-binding protein — MARSQLRKLAAYLQPHWKTTVLGVLSLLIVNLVGVYIPLVIRDAVDDLQVTFSFDQVLYYVGLILALASVMWGIRMASRILLFGTGRQVEFDLKQKIFNHLLTLEPFYFSLNTAGDLISRATSDVDNIRRLVGFAVLSLANTVFAYTLTLPVMLTIDWKLSLLAIAPYPFMLMLVRLFSDRLRNEQLEVQEELSKMSDLIQEDMSGIALIKIYAQEENERRAFRQLNQQLLKANLKLARTRNTLFPLLIGIASLSILVLLWQGARAIATGALSVGDFIALLLYVERLIFPTALLGFTITAYQRGEVSIDRVESILTVEPKIKNEPDVVPLTLAEVKGRLSARDLSFTYPGAVIPALQNVSFTIEPGETVAIVGPIGSGKSTLANAIPRLLDIVSEQLFVDDYDITQLRLQDLRSAIAYVPQDSFLFSTTVKNNIRYGDPLAEQPEVEYASKQAQIHQEILNFPHQYETVVGERGITLSGGQRQRSALGRALLVDAPILILDDALSSVDNQTATQILKNLSEGTQRKTVLFISHQLAAAATADRIFVMDHGHIVQMGTHDQLLKQPGLYQTLWSQHALEEMLR, encoded by the coding sequence ATGGCTCGCTCTCAGCTACGGAAACTTGCGGCTTACTTACAACCCCACTGGAAAACTACTGTTTTAGGTGTTTTATCGCTGCTGATCGTCAATTTAGTTGGGGTCTATATCCCGCTGGTCATCCGCGACGCTGTTGACGACCTTCAAGTCACCTTCAGCTTCGACCAAGTTTTGTACTATGTAGGGCTGATTTTGGCCCTAGCGTCGGTCATGTGGGGAATTCGCATGGCCTCTCGGATTTTGCTCTTTGGCACCGGGAGGCAGGTCGAATTTGACTTGAAGCAGAAGATCTTCAATCACTTGCTAACCCTAGAGCCGTTTTACTTCTCACTCAACACTGCTGGGGATCTCATTAGCCGCGCGACAAGTGATGTAGACAATATTCGGCGGTTGGTGGGGTTTGCTGTGCTCAGTTTGGCAAATACCGTCTTTGCCTATACTTTGACCTTGCCCGTCATGCTGACGATTGACTGGAAGCTGAGCTTACTGGCGATCGCACCTTACCCATTCATGTTGATGTTGGTGCGTTTGTTTAGCGATCGCCTCCGCAATGAGCAGCTAGAGGTGCAAGAAGAACTGTCTAAAATGAGCGATCTGATTCAAGAGGACATGAGCGGCATCGCCTTGATCAAGATCTACGCTCAAGAGGAAAATGAGCGGCGAGCCTTCCGACAACTGAATCAGCAACTGCTCAAAGCCAATCTGAAGCTAGCTAGAACCCGCAATACCTTATTTCCTTTGTTGATCGGCATCGCCAGCCTCAGCATTTTGGTGCTGTTGTGGCAGGGGGCCAGAGCGATCGCCACGGGAGCGCTGAGTGTCGGTGACTTTATCGCCTTGCTCCTATATGTCGAACGCCTGATCTTCCCCACGGCACTGCTCGGCTTCACGATTACAGCCTATCAACGGGGTGAAGTCAGTATCGATCGCGTCGAGTCAATTTTGACGGTGGAACCGAAGATCAAAAACGAGCCCGATGTGGTGCCGTTAACTCTAGCAGAGGTCAAAGGTCGCCTCAGCGCCCGTGATCTCAGCTTTACCTATCCTGGCGCCGTCATACCAGCGCTGCAAAATGTCAGCTTCACAATCGAACCGGGAGAAACCGTCGCGATCGTAGGGCCAATTGGGTCAGGTAAGTCCACCTTGGCAAATGCGATCCCCCGACTGCTGGATATTGTGTCAGAGCAACTGTTTGTCGATGACTACGACATTACTCAGTTGCGCTTGCAGGATTTGCGATCTGCGATCGCGTATGTGCCCCAAGACAGCTTCCTCTTCAGCACCACAGTCAAGAACAATATCCGCTATGGCGACCCTCTAGCAGAACAGCCAGAGGTAGAGTACGCGTCCAAACAAGCTCAAATTCACCAAGAAATTCTCAATTTCCCGCACCAGTACGAAACAGTGGTAGGTGAACGAGGGATTACGTTGTCTGGTGGGCAACGCCAACGCAGCGCCCTAGGCAGAGCTTTATTGGTTGATGCGCCCATTTTGATTTTGGATGATGCCCTCTCTAGCGTAGATAACCAAACCGCCACCCAAATTCTGAAAAATTTGTCGGAAGGTACACAACGTAAAACGGTGCTGTTTATCTCTCACCAACTGGCCGCCGCCGCTACCGCCGATCGCATTTTTGTCATGGATCACGGTCACATTGTCCAAATGGGCACCCATGATCAACTGCTCAAGCAGCCTGGACTATACCAAACTCTATGGAGCCAGCATGCCTTAGAAGAAATGCTACGCTAG
- the rpmA gene encoding 50S ribosomal protein L27: MAHKKGTGSTRNGRDSNAQRLGVKRFGGQVVRAGNILVRQRGTKFHPGSNVGRGSDDTLFALVDGVVTFERKGKSGKKVSVYPAAAEAPVAVTA; encoded by the coding sequence ATGGCTCATAAGAAAGGTACAGGTAGTACTCGTAACGGTCGCGACTCAAATGCTCAGCGCCTCGGCGTCAAGCGCTTCGGCGGTCAAGTGGTTCGTGCTGGCAACATCCTAGTGCGTCAACGTGGCACCAAGTTCCACCCTGGTAGCAACGTCGGTCGTGGCAGCGATGACACTCTCTTCGCTCTCGTTGATGGTGTTGTCACCTTCGAAAGAAAAGGTAAGAGCGGCAAGAAAGTCAGCGTTTATCCCGCTGCTGCTGAAGCTCCTGTTGCAGTTACTGCATAA
- a CDS encoding nucleotidyltransferase family protein gives MPVQTKTQVLDLLKQHQQELRRFGVQRCGIFGSFVRDTAIHEQSDVDVLVVFEPEQKTFDNFMHLSFFLEDLFGRAVDLLTVESLSPYIGPRILEEVEYVSVSP, from the coding sequence ATGCCTGTTCAAACCAAAACTCAAGTACTTGATCTTCTGAAGCAACATCAACAGGAATTACGGCGTTTTGGTGTTCAACGTTGTGGTATTTTTGGTTCCTTTGTGCGCGATACTGCAATTCACGAGCAAAGTGATGTTGATGTTTTGGTCGTTTTTGAGCCAGAGCAAAAGACATTCGACAACTTCATGCACCTGTCTTTTTTTCTAGAAGACCTCTTTGGTCGAGCCGTTGACCTACTTACAGTTGAGTCTTTAAGCCCCTACATTGGCCCGCGCATTCTAGAAGAAGTTGAATATGTCTCTGTCAGCCCGTGA
- a CDS encoding sugar transferase, with protein MTTHSVLSPISSPFTVPESVFQVPHPSTCSVAKRLLDIFGSVIGLLILALVFVPVAIAIKLDSPGPIFYKQKRYGLHGRPFEIRKFRSMVENAEALKALIPNEAQGLIFKNREDPRVTQVGRFLRRTSLDEFPQFWNVLSGEMSLVGTRPPTGDEVVHYDEHHWQRLCVKPGITGEWQVNGRSSVKDFEKIVELDLRYQTHWTPLYDLTIIFKTVFVIFAKTGAY; from the coding sequence ATGACGACGCATTCTGTATTGTCTCCGATATCTAGCCCCTTCACTGTACCGGAATCTGTCTTTCAGGTTCCTCATCCATCAACCTGCTCTGTAGCGAAACGGTTGCTTGACATTTTCGGCAGTGTAATCGGCCTATTGATTCTGGCGCTCGTGTTCGTCCCTGTGGCGATCGCGATCAAGCTAGATAGCCCTGGCCCAATTTTCTATAAGCAAAAGCGTTACGGCCTACATGGTCGACCTTTTGAGATCCGCAAATTCCGCTCTATGGTGGAAAATGCTGAAGCTCTTAAGGCGCTGATTCCCAACGAAGCCCAAGGCTTAATCTTCAAGAACCGCGAAGATCCTCGCGTCACTCAAGTCGGTCGTTTTTTGAGACGCACTAGCCTTGATGAATTTCCCCAATTCTGGAATGTGCTGAGCGGGGAAATGAGTTTGGTCGGCACTCGCCCCCCAACTGGTGACGAAGTCGTTCACTATGATGAGCACCATTGGCAGCGCTTGTGTGTCAAGCCCGGTATTACGGGAGAATGGCAAGTGAATGGTCGTTCTTCAGTCAAGGACTTCGAGAAGATTGTTGAGCTAGATTTGCGCTACCAAACCCATTGGACCCCTCTGTACGATTTGACAATCATCTTCAAAACCGTATTTGTGATTTTTGCCAAAACTGGGGCCTACTAA